In one window of Henckelia pumila isolate YLH828 chromosome 1, ASM3356847v2, whole genome shotgun sequence DNA:
- the LOC140874653 gene encoding WRKY transcription factor 22-like, producing MPQSADMEDWSLQAIVRGSSGDLSTKIEDMDTCDRDYGDNLFFDFNSGGYQSIDHEFFASFPEIFDRDQMGSRNGLEELYMPFYNHVPAQSPFEFQENHDQKLTGVIEDYKRSHESDRLSGNNICAESDSVCKAVSTPKYKRRKNQHKRVVIQVSADDIASDKWAWRKYGQKPIKGSPYPRSYYRCSSSKGCLARKQVEQSCTDPGMFVITYTAEHSHSQPTRRNSLSGTIRQKFPSSKAPNMPSLVKQEKDEEPSSSNSTKTSLKHYSSTDVDFHPRIKREGKIVTADINHDADDFDMSEDLILNGEFFSGLEDFDDFVSELADSHASSPQFPARSSCS from the exons ATGCCTCAATCTGCTGATATGGAAGACTGGAGTTTGCAAGCAATAGTCAGAGGATCGAGTGGCGATTTGTCGACCAAGATTGAGGATATGGATACATGTGATCGTGATTATGGCGACAATTTGTTTTTCGACTTCAATTCGGGTGGATATCAGTCGATAGATCATGAGTTTTTCGCTAGCTTTCCTGAAATTTTCGATAGGGATCAGATGGGTTCGAGGAATGGGTTAGAGGAACTTTACATGCCATTTTATAACCATGTTCCTGCACAGAGTCCTTTTGAGTTTCAAGAAAATCATGACCAGAAATTAACTGGTGTGATCGAGGATTATAAGAGGAGTCATGAGTCTGATCGATTATCAGGGAATAACATTTGTGCTGAGTCTGACAGCGTTTGCAAAGCTGTTTCTACGCCAAAATACAAAAGAAG GAAGAATCAGCATAAACGAGTGGTGATTCAAGTTTCTGCAGATGATATTGCTTCTGATAAGTGGGCTTGGCGCAAGTATGGCCAAAAACCTATAAAGGGTTCACCATATCCAAG GAGCTATTATAGGTGTAGCAGCTCAAAGGGCTGTTTGGCTCGGAAACAAGTGGAGCAAAGCTGCACAGATCCTGGAATGTTTGTCATAACCTACACTGCAGAGCACAGCCACAGCCAGCCTACCCGGAGGAACTCCTTATCCGGTACAATCCGGCAAAAATTCCCATCTTCGAAAGCACCAAACATGCCTAGTCTTGTTAAGCAAGAAAAAGACGAGGAACCAAGCAGCTCGAATTCCACAAAAACGTCTCTTAAACATTATTCTTCAACCGACGTTGATTTTCATCCAAGAATTAAACGAGAGGGAAAAATAGTCACGGCAGACATAAATCACGATGCTGATGATTTCGACATGTCCGAGGATTTGATACTGAACGGTGAATTCTTTTCGGGTTTAGAAgattttgatgattttgtttcAGAACTGGCTGATTCTCATGCATCTTCTCCACAGTTTCCGGCAAGATCATCATGTAGCTGA